In Plasmodium vinckei vinckei genome assembly, chromosome: PVVCY_13, a single genomic region encodes these proteins:
- a CDS encoding SAM-dependent RNA methyltransferase, putative encodes MGVKFIVEHMDDLEEWCILEYMHICEIVKDENIIFTKFKDNFKDISKSSHEPKCYEKSIGDIKNEFEWNKICLLDMKAKDVLTCKDKNEIGFLLFGGILGNVPSNDRTSELRKFEFPISRNLGSVQMTTNTAVLVCHIILNDQVELENIPFVDNPDITLKNDKESMMLPFRFVSKYYYTKCENDKNIPILPKNFKEYLIKLGDQQYNDLDSFF; translated from the coding sequence atgggGGTAAAATTTATTGTAGAACATATGGATGATCTTGAAGAATGGTGCATACTtgaatatatgcatatttgtgaaattgtaaaagatgaaaatataatatttacaaaatttaaagaTAATTTTAAAGATATATCAAAATCATCACATGAGCCAAAATGTTATGAAAAATCTATAggtgatataaaaaatgaatttgaatggaataaaatatgtttattagACATGAAAGCAAAAGATGTATTAACAtgtaaagataaaaatgaaattggctttttattatttggtgGTATATTAGGAAATGTACCATCAAATGATAGAACATCCGAATTAAGAAAATTCGAATTTCCTATATCAAGAAATCTAGGAAGTGTGCAAATGACTACTAACACTGCTGTATTAGTTtgtcatattattttaaatgatcAAGTTGAATTAGAAAATATTCCTTTTGTTGATAATCCTGATATTACacttaaaaatgataaagaatCTATGATGTTGCCATTTCGTTTTGTTtccaaatattattatacaaaatgtgaaaacgataaaaatattccaattttaccaaaaaattttaaggaatatttaataaaattaggTGATCAGCAATATAATGATCTtgattcttttttttaa
- a CDS encoding apurinic/apyrimidinic endonuclease Apn1, putative, which translates to MLLINIAKNNIITALSHRHQTIRERKSAFSNNPINYIYYLGPNKHIYFKFSSVCEQKKLGHKKIAINKWDIERNEKKNFTISLNYYNKIHQSKFMTKMVKENKGSTKNEKKSSINNNQDIRNFMNLKKEEKDEECDEKIKQDINKENIKNEITVQKKKIDKNNKTKEKTKTKSETNKNVNITYPSIPKSIEKRWEDYNKIIEYAKSTNVYLGAHISASGGVQNAPINSFNVSGLAFALFLKNQRKWESPPLTEENIKQFDENCKKYNFDKNLILPHGSYLINLANPDKEKREKSYLSFVDDIKRCEQLNIKLYNFHPGSTVGMCSTEQGIKNIADCINRAHKETSNVIIVLENSAGQKNSVGSKFEHLRDIISQVDDKERIGVCLDTCHTFAAGYDIKSCEKFEQVMNNFHNIVDSKYLKAVHLNDSKSDLGSGLDRHENIGKGKLTLDTFKYIMTSKYFKNIPIVLETPDITNDESVYKYEIEYLYKMCTKEE; encoded by the coding sequence ATGTTACTAATTAATATtgctaaaaataatataattacagCCCTTTCGCATAGGCATCAAACTATAAGAGAAAGAAAAAGCGCCTTTTCAAACAACcccataaattatatatattatttaggaccaaataagcatatttatttcaaattttcATCAGTCTgtgaacaaaaaaaactaggacataaaaaaatagctataAATAAGTGGGACATAGAAAggaacgaaaaaaaaaactttacAATAAGTCTAAACTAttacaataaaatacaCCAAAGTAAATTTATGACCAAAATggtaaaagaaaataaaggcagtacaaaaaatgaaaaaaaaagttcaataaataataaccaAGATATCCGAAATTTTATGAATCTCAAAAAGGAGGAAAAAGATGAAGAAtgtgatgaaaaaataaagcaagatattaataaagaaaatataaaaaatgaaataactgtccagaaaaaaaaaatcgataaaaataataagacaaaagaaaaaacaaaaacaaaatcaGAAACAAATAAGAATGTTAATATAACATATCCTAGTATACCTAAAAGTATTGAAAAAAGATGGGaagattataataaaattatagaaTATGCAAAAAGTACAAATGTTTATTTAGGAGCACATATATCAGCTTCAGGGGGAGTACAAAATGCCCCaataaattcatttaatGTATCAGGATTAGCAtttgcattatttttaaaaaaccaAAGAAAATGGGAAAGTCCACCATTAactgaagaaaatataaaacagtttgatgaaaattgtaaaaaatataatttcgataaaaatttaattttaccACATGGATCATATCTTATAAATCTAGCAAATCCTGATAAggaaaaaagagaaaaatcatatttatcatttgtagatgatataaaaagatgtgaacaattaaatattaaattatataattttcatccAGGTTCAACAGTAGGAATGTGCTCAACAGAAcaaggaataaaaaatattgctGATTGTATAAATAGAGCCCATAAAGAAACATCAAATGTTATTATAGTTTTAGAAAATTCAGCAggacaaaaaaattcagTTGGTTCAAAATTTGAACATTTACGTGATATAATATCTCAAGTTGATGATAAAGAAAGAATAGGTGTTTGTTTAGATACATGTCATACATTTGCAGCAGGTTATGATATAAAATCATGTGAAAAATTTGAACAAGTTatgaataattttcataatattgtagattcaaaatatttaaaagctGTTCATTTAAATGATTCAAAATCGGATTTAGGAAGTGGATTAGATAGACATGAAAATATTGGAAAAGGAAAGTTAACATTAGatacatttaaatatattatgacaTCAAAGTATTTCAAAAACATTCCAATTGTTTTAGAAACACCTGACATAACAAATGATGAATCAGTATACAAGTATGAAATTGAGTATTTGTACAAGATGTGTACAAAGGAAGAATAA
- a CDS encoding ATP-dependent RNA helicase DBP8, putative translates to METRKIGKRRLPLGFRKRYRRFYIIKYLNKKFLENKKRNEKEDEIDSDETSDSSSDTTGPVSFEDLGVDDWLIKISKSVQILKPTKIQNLCLPLIIEGKNVIGSSETGTGKTICYCWGMLQELNKNFYGIFGLILLPTRELVFQIVEQFQLYGNKIGVKILSCIGGFSLIDQRRSILSKPHIVVGTPGRVSDIIDDCIDVKNCFKRLKFLVLDEADLLLQKSFEEKLKIILNNIPKDVFGEPRRTLFFSSTITDSINLLTKAFPNDKLVLVNANKKQKPVKNLDQRYIYIDTIAQMTYLVYILKNKLADLSGIIFTANSYKCELIYTVLNELGSFSIESIHSSKDQRKRMSSLLKFKNGLCKILVATDIISRGIDIPKVAFVINFDFPNDTIQYIHRVGRTARANRKGISISFVDKKDLKSFNNVKLIMKQKLKPYILNKNEVLSDMLKIGKVVKKAEMMLQEKKDIKKENEDLKNSIYLNE, encoded by the coding sequence atgGAAACACGTAAGATAGGAAAAAGGAGACTCCCCTTGGGATTTCGAAAACGATATCGAcgattttatataataaaatatttaaataaaaagtttttggaaaataaaaaaagaaatgaaaaagaagatgAAATTGATAGTGATGAGACAAGTGATAGTTCTAGTGATACAACTGGACCTGTAAGTTTTGAAGACTTAGGTGTTGATGATTggctaataaaaataagtaaaagtgttcaaatattaaaaccaacaaaaattcaaaatttatgtTTACCTTTAATAATTGAAGGGAAAAATGTTATAGGATCTTCTGAAACAGGTACAGGTAAAACTATTTGTTATTGTTGGGGTATGTTAcaagaattaaataaaaatttttatggaATTTTTggattaatattattaccaACACGTGAATTAGTTTTTCAAATAGTAGAGCAATTTCAAttatatggaaataaaataggagtaaaaatattatcatgtATTGGTGGGTTTTCTTTAATTGATCAGAGAAGAAGTATATTAAGCAAACCACATATAGTTGTTGGTACTCCAGGTAGAGTTAGTGATATAATAGATGATTGTATAGATGTAAagaattgttttaaaagattaaaatttttagtATTAGATGAAGCAGATTTACTTTTACAAAAAAGTTttgaagaaaaattaaaaattattttaaataatatacctAAAGATGTATTTGGTGAACCACGACgaactttattttttagttcAACGATCACAGattcaataaatttattaactaAGGCATTTCCTAATGATAAATTAGTTTTAGTaaatgcaaataaaaaacaaaagccagttaaaaatttagatcaaagatatatatatatagatacaATAGCACAAATGACTtatttagtatatatattaaaaaataaattagcaGATTTATCAggaattatatttacagCAAATAGTTATAAATGTGAACTTATATATACTGTACTAAATGAGTTAGGTAGCTTTTCCATAGAGTCTATACATTCATCTAAAGATCAAAGAAAACGTATGTCatctttattaaaatttaaaaatggattATGTAAAATTTTAGTAGCTACAGATATTATAAGTAGAGGTATTGATATTCCTAAAGTTGCATTTGTAATTAATTTTGATTTCCCTAATGATACTAttcaatatattcataGAGTAGGTAGAACTGCTAGAGCTAACAGAAAAGGTATATCTATATCCTTTGTTGATAAAAAGGATTTAAAatcatttaataatgttaaattaattatgaaACAAAAACTAAaaccatatattttaaataaaaatgaagttTTAAGTGATATGCTCAAAATTGGAAAAGTTGTAAAAAAAGCAGAGATGATGCTTCAAGAGAAAAaagatattaaaaaggaGAACGAAGATTTGAAAAATTCTATTTATCTCaatgaataa
- a CDS encoding eukaryotic translation initiation factor 6, putative, with protein MAIRVQFENSNEVGVFSRLTNSYGLIALGGSENFSSVFEAELSQHIPIVYATIGGTRVIGRVCVGNRKGLLVSSICTDQELLHLRNSLPDDVKIKRVEERLSALGNCITCNDYVGLIHTDIDRETEEIVQDVLDIEVFRTSIAGNLLVGTYSYFTNNGGLLHAMTTSQEIEELSELLQIPLITGTINRGSDLIGSGLVANDWSAFCGMDTTAIELNIIEKIFKLNNIEDTNIEDTFKYKSSIVQTMI; from the coding sequence atggcaaTTAGAGTTCAGTTTGAAAATTCAAATGAAGTTGGTGTTTTTTCACGACTAACTAATTCGTATGGTCTTATTGCTTTGGGGGGATCAGAAAATTTTTCTAGTGTTTTTGAAGCAGAATTGTCACAACATATTCCAATAGTTTATGCAACAATTGGAGGTACAAGAGTTATAGGTAGAGTATGTGTAGGTAACCGTAAGGGACTACTAGTTTCAAGTATATGTACAGATCAGGAATTATTACATTTAAGAAATTCTTTACCTGATGATGTTAAGATAAAACGAGTAGAAGAAAGATTATCAGCTTTAGGAAATTGTATAACATGTAATGATTATGTCGGTTTAATACATACAGATATTGATAGAGAAACTGAAGAGATAGTACAAGATGTATTAGATATAGAGGTATTTAGAACATCTATAGCTGGTAATTTATTAGTAGGtacatattcatattttacaaataatgGTGGTTTATTACATGCTATGACAACTTCTCAAGAAATTGAAGAATTGTCAGAACTTTTACAAATACCATTAATTACTGGAACAATAAATAGAGGTAGTGATCTTATCGGATCAGGACTAGTTGCAAATGATTGGTCTGCATTTTGTGGTATGGACACTACAGCAATCGAATTGAatattatagaaaaaatttttaaacttaataatatagaagaTACAAATATTGAAGATacctttaaatataaatcctCAATTGTTCAAACAATGATATAA
- a CDS encoding isoleucine--tRNA ligase, putative translates to MFLKRIKQKGQFIRKFKTLKREIASVKIEIKKKENNICTVQNIFCEKKKKKIHTIIGKIGQEYSGSTQKISSLKESKNNEMASKTTFESVPDNPNIVEEEEKILKYWKNINAFELSNKLSKDRKPYIFYDGPPFATGLPHYGHLLAGIIKDCVTRYFYQSGYSVERRFGWDCHGLPVEYEIEKENNINKKEDILKMGIDAYNEKCRSIVLKYSNEWVNTVERIGRWIDFENDYKTMDKNFMESVWWIFSQLYKKNYIYKSFKVMPYSCKCNTPISNFELNLNYKDVSDPSVIVGFILLQTFPIIPESVEIQKELDVSNEKPQDGKKEEINLFKKYEKLYEPYFSRVKSNEVNTSNIDENKKREDFSEPTSDTSNKVTEIVAWTTTPWTLPSNLALCVNENFIYLRILNKENNRIFIFAECRMEWVIKELKLKVENLCLLNRFKGKYLKGLKYKPLFNYFYDKYNFKENAYKILSDEFVTDSVGTGIVHCAPAYGEDDFRVCEKNKIIDPEKSIFIDPLDSNGYFTSEIKEVENMYIKDADIVIKKILKEQNRLLSNNMIVHSYPFCWRSDTPLIYRAIPAWFVRVNNYTDRLVKNNDTTYWIPAHVKEKKFHNWIKDAKDWCISRNRYWGTPIPIWTDEKMEQIVCIESIKQLEKLSGVTNITDLHRHNIDHITIDDPRGKNYPKLKRISEVFDCWFESGSMPYAKVHFPFYCSDIANSEIDISKVPMESFNKIFPADFIAEGLDQTRGWFYTLLVISTLLFDKAPYKNLICNGLILASDGKKMSKRLKNYPDPIYILNKYGADSLRLYLINSVAVRAENLKFQEKGVNEIVKSFILPFYHSFRFFSQEVTRYETAFKTTFAFSNKYIYDNNDNIMDQWIFSSIQNLIKLVHIEMKQYKLYNVLPKLLNFIENLTNWYIRLNRDRMRGVIDEKNCLMSLNTTYKTLYLFTLMMSPFTPFISEYIYKMLQQVQGSNLVLSSDDQPSQTEDDQNKSVHFHMLPQVDDNYTIRYEIIDLIEKMKTVIVLGRILREKRKCPNKRPLKSVKILHRENSFFDNFDKIANYIKEELNILNIEYSTDTSCLTFSVIPNYKKLGTKLGANLKNIQNKIKNMNMEDIKNYEQNKKIIIDNILLEDDDIIINMKHNLNLENIEAISENSITILMDFTADEQLNNMENAREICNNIQKMRKKLALSQNSPVLMHIFIQNEIFKNNMIKETEYIHKCLRRTINIINTVDQMEKLQNKFHQETFTVSDHEVIAIFTQN, encoded by the coding sequence atgttccTAAAAAGGATTAAACAAAAGGGCCAATTTATCAGAAAGTTCAAAACATTAAAAAGAGAAATAGCTAGCgtaaaaattgaaataaaaaaaaaggaaaataatatatgcacagttcagaatattttttgcgaaaaaaaaaaaaaaaaaattcataccATCATTGGGAAAATAGGACAAGAATATTCAGGAAGCACACAAAAAATTAGTTCATTAAAAGAAAGCAAAAATAACGAAATGGCAAGTAAGACCACATTTGAATCTGTACCAGATAATCCAAATATTgttgaagaagaagaaaagatattaaaatattggaaaaatataaatgcatTTGAATTATCTAATAAGTTATCAAAAGATAGAAAgccatatattttttatgatggGCCACCATTTGCTACTGGATTACCACATTATGGACATTTATTAGCAGgtataataaaagattGTGTGACtagatatttttatcaatctGGCTATTCAGTAGAAAGACGCTTTGGTTGGGATTGTCATGGATTACCTGTCGAATATGAAATAgagaaagaaaataatattaacaaaaaagaagatatattaaaaatgggaatagatgcatataatgaaaaatgtagaagtatagttttaaaatattctaaTGAATGGGTAAATACAGTTGAAAGAATTGGAAGATGGATtgattttgaaaatgattataaaactatggataaaaattttatggaAAGTGTTTGGTGGATATTTAgtcaattatataaaaaaaattatatttataaatcatttaaaGTTATGCCATATTCATGTAAATGTAATACACCTATATCaaattttgaattaaatttaaattataaagatGTCTCTGATCCAAGTGTTATTGTAGGATTTATACTTTTACAAACTTTTCCTATTATTCCAGAATCTGTTGAGATTCAAAAAGAGTTAGATGTATCGAATGAAAAACCACAAgatggaaaaaaagaagaaatcaacctttttaaaaaatacgaaaaattatatgaaccATATTTTTCTCGTGTAAAATCAAATGAAGTAAACACATCTAAtattgatgaaaataaaaaaagagaagaTTTTTCTGAACCCACATCAGATACATCTAACAAGGTTACAGAAATAGTTGCATGGACAACAACCCCTTGGACTCTTCCATCAAATTTAGCTCTATGtgtaaatgaaaattttatttatctaagaattttaaataaagaaaataatagaatatttatatttgcaGAATGTAGAATGGAATGGgtaataaaagaattaaaattaaaagttGAAAATTTATGTTTACTTAATAGATTTAAAGGGAAATATTTAAAGggattaaaatataaaccattatttaattatttttatgataaatataattttaaagaaaatgcatataaaatattatctgATGAATTTGTAACGGATAGTGTTGGTACTGGAATTGTACATTGTGCTCCAGCATATGGTGAAGATGATTTTCGAGtttgtgaaaaaaataaaattatagatCCAGAAAAATCGATATTTATTGATCCTTTAGATTCAAATGGCTATTTTACTAGCGAAATAAAAGAAGttgaaaatatgtatattaaaGATGCTGATAttgtaattaaaaaaatattaaaagaacaaaataGATTGTtaagtaataatatgattGTTCATTCATATCCTTTTTGTTGGAGAAGTGATACACCATTAATTTATAGAGCTATACCTGCATGGTTTGTAAGAGTTAATAATTACACTGATAGGTtagttaaaaataatgatacaaCATATTGGATACCTGCACATgttaaggaaaaaaaattccatAATTGGATTAAAGATGCTAAAGATTGGTGTATAAGTAGGAATAGATATTGGGGAACCCCAATTCCAATATGGACAgatgaaaaaatggaaCAAATAGTTTGCATAGAAAGTATAAAACAATTAGAAAAACTTAGTGGTGTTACTAATATCACTGATTTACATAGACATAATATTGATCATATAACTATTGATGATCCTAGAGGTAAAAATTAtccaaaattaaaaagaatatCTGAAGTTTTTGATTGTTGGTTTGAGAGTGGTTCTATGCCATATGCTAAGGTGCACTTCCCATTTTATTGCTCCGATATTGCCAATTCCGAAATAGATATTTCTAAAGTCCCAATGGAgagttttaataaaatatttccagCTGATTTTATTGCAGAAGGGTTAGATCAAACAAGAGGTTGGTTCTATACTTTGCTAGTTATTAGTACATTACTTTTTGATAAGGCaccatataaaaatttaatttgtaaCGGTTTAATATTAGCATCTGAtggtaaaaaaatgagtaaaagattaaaaaattatcccgatccaatatatatattaaataaatatggagCAGATAGTTTGcgtttatatttaattaattcagTAGCAGTACGTgctgaaaatttaaaatttcaaGAAAAAGGAGTAAATGAAATTGTTAAAAGTTTTATCTTACCATTTTATCATAGTTTTCGTTTTTTCTCTCAAGAAGTTACAAGATATGAAACGGCTTTTAAAACTACTTTTGCATTttctaataaatatatatatgataataatgataatataatggATCAATGGATATTTTCAAGTATccaaaatttaataaaattagttCATATTGAAATgaaacaatataaattatataatgttCTTCCAAAACTTTTGaattttattgaaaatttaaCAAACTGGTATATACGATTAAATAGAGATAGAATGAGAGGAGTtattgatgaaaaaaattgtctTATGTCTTTAAACACAACTTATAAAactctttatttatttactttGATGATGTCACCATTTACCCCTTTTATTTCCGaatacatttataaaatgttgCAACAAGTTCAAGGATCGAACTTAGTTCTATCGTCAGACGATCAACCTAGCCAAACCGAAGACGACCAAAACAAGAGTGTGCACTTCCATATGCTTCCACAAGTAGACGATAACTACACTATAAGATACGAAATAATTGAtttaattgaaaaaatgaaaactgTAATTGTTTTAGGAAGAATATTaagagaaaaaagaaagtgCCCTAATAAACGACCATTGAAATCAGTTAAAATATTGCACCGAGAAAATAGcttttttgataattttgataaaattgcaaattatataaaagaagaattaaatatattaaatattgaaTATTCAACAGATACTAGTTGTCTTACCTTTAGTGTAATaccaaattataaaaaattaggaACAAAATTAGGAgctaatttaaaaaatattcaaaacaaaattaaaaatatgaatatggaagatataaaaaattatgaacaaaataaaaaaattataatagacaatatattattagaagatgatgatattattataaacatgaaacataatttaaatcttgaaaatattgaagCAATTAGTGAAAATTCAATTACTATTCTTATGGATTTTACTGCTGATGaacaattaaataatatggaaAATGCTAGagaaatatgtaataatatacaaaaaatgagaaaaaaGCTAGCTCTATCACAAAATTCACCTGTCctaatgcatatttttattcaaaatgaaatatttaaaaataatatgattaaAGAAACagaatatatacataaatgtTTGAGAAGaactataaatattataaacacAGTAGATCAAATGGAGAAATtgcaaaataaatttcatCAAGAAACTTTCACTGTCAGTGATCACGAAGTTATTGCTATCTTTActcaaaattaa
- a CDS encoding 20 kDa chaperonin, putative, which produces MKTIKIAGFVLTLLSTFLAKRLSVSNSLNFVNNVPKQLQRRSPQKLRATEYKLDNRTIRGPLSPINEYILIQKNDAHDTTEAGVFIGDTLKKNQYVGKVLAVGTGVVNPKNGQRVPIDVQIGDLVIFNPSDGNKLKYNDKDCLLISNEEILGKINDSSMEVNPENITPFYDRVLIKLVNQNISSDSLIIMPESQNSEKSCDGLVVATGSGNYDEHNNKIPLDIRINDYIKFSPFSNESCEFTYKNEKYTFVKARYIMAKY; this is translated from the exons atgaaaacaataaaaatagcagGTTTTGTTCTTACACTTTTAAGCACATTTTTAGCAAAAAGATTGTCCGTAAGCAACAGTCTG aattttgtaaataatgTTCCAAAACAACTTCAAAGACGATCACCACAAAAATTAAGAGCAACAG AATATAAGCTCGATAATAGAACAATTAGAGGCCCACTTTCGccaataaatgaatatattttaatacaaaAGAATGATGCCCATGATACAACCGAAGCAGGAGTCTTTATTGGAGATACa cttaaaaaaaatcaatatGTCGGAAAAGTTTTAGCTGTTGGAACAGGAGTTGTTAATCCCAAAAAtgg TCAACGTGTGCCTATAGACGTTCAAATTGGCGATTTAGTAATTTTTAACCCAAGTGATGGAAATAAG TTGAAGTATAATGATAAGGATTGCTTATTAATATCCAACGAAGAAATATtgggaaaaataaatgactCATCCATGGAAGTAAACCCAGAAAACATTACACCATTTTATGACCGTGTATTAATAAAGTTAgtaaatcaaaatataagttCTGACTCGTTAATAATTATGCCTGAGTCACAAAATAGCGAAAAATCATGTGATGGTTTAGTTGTAGCTACTGGAAGTGGAAATTATGATGAacataataacaaaatacCATTAGATATACGTATAAATGATTACATTAAATTTTCTCCTTTTTCAAATGAAAGTTGTGAATTtacttataaaaatgaaaaatatacttttgTAAAAGCTAGATATATTATGgcaaaatattaa